AATGGAGTATGGGAAGaacatttattgttgttcagttgtttcagtcatgtttgactcttcatgaccctatttgaggttttcttagcagagatactggagtagtttgccattgtcctctctaactcattttacacatgaggaaaatgagataaagagttaagtgacttgcctagggtaacaaaGCTTGTacgtgtctgaggttggatttgaactcaggtcttcctggctccaggcctggcactctattttcTGTGCTTCAAGAACATAGAGAAACCTTagagtcccaactaaaatcccacctcctacaagaagccaTCCTCATCTCCTCTAAATTCTGTGCTTTCCCCTGTCAATCATTGCCCATTTATCTTGTCTGTAACTTGCTTTGATATCTGGAAacaagtcaagcacaagtcatgtcatcatttctctgatgtcctggtcttcttcaaaaatgaaggacgaatgcaagctttgtatatattatttgttcatttgtagTTTTCCCACTTAGATGCTGAGCTCCTTgcaggcaggggctgtctttgcctctttttgtattcttagcccttaccacagtgcctgaaatatagcaggcacttaatgaatgtttactgattgattgaaacCTGAAGTGAATCCTAATTTCTTCCCTACAGTTTGCTTCTGATACCCCCCATTTCATCCCTTCATCAGAGGTGATCACAAagaatttatcttaaaaaaatgaggggattggactagggCAATGTGAGGTAAGTCAGTCAGTTAGCAGACTTTTCTTAAATACCAACTAccgtggcaggcactgtgctaaacgctGGGGATATGCGCACAAAAagtaaaagatagttcctgccctcaacgAGTTTACAATATAaagaggtcctttccaactctgagtgCTCACTGAGTAACTTGGACAAGCTTGCATTCCCCTGATCTCATTGTCCCATTCTCTAAACAAGCAGGAAACTGTCTCAAAGGCTGGGGCTAGAGAAGCTACCACCCAGACAACTATCCTGAGGTTAGCTGACTATAGTGGAGGCTTGGGgtttggagaaaggaaatggatcATCTAGGCTACCGCCTCACTCTTGTCTCCTATGAAACAGTTTTGCTTCTTGCTTCCTGGGACTTTAGACAAATCAGCCACTTCCCTGgtctggccttagtttccttatctggaatgGACTAACTAAATGGACAGCTACAAACCTTATGATCCAGATAAGGGTGATCTTCACtatctccatctccttcttcctTATAGGCCATTCATGCCCAACTTGATACCACCTAAGATTCCTGATGGGGAGAGAGTGGATTTTGATGTAAGTATTGAGTCTGCAGAGAACAGGTCAGAAAGTCAAGAGAGCTCTTTCTTCTccatagggaaggaaggaactcTGTATCTGTTAGAGTCAGTCTGGGGTGGGATGATCTTCTACCCTCCAGAACAGGCAGACCCATGCCCACAGCACTGAAGAGTGTTGGGGGTCCTGGTCAACGTGCACTTGGGACTGTCCTGGAAAAAGTCAGGCTCCTCCATTGGCCACCATCATTCCTGACTGTACATTTGGGAGATGTCTCCCTCCTCATCACTGTTCTGTCCCTTCTCCAGATTTGGGAATCCTAATTTAGGGCTAGAAGCTTTGTTAGATGTTTGGTGAAGTACATAGAGTTCTGGagttggagtcagcaagacctgaatcCTCTAAGATACTTAGAAGTTGTAtgtccctgaacaagtcatttttacCACTATTGATCTCAATGAAAGGTTGGATTTGATGAGCTTTAAGTTCCTTTCCAACTGTAAATCTCTGATGCATGAGCATGTCCCCCTCTCTGGCAGGACATCCACCGGAAGCGCATGGAGAAGGACCTGAATGAACTGCAGACACTGATCGAGGCTCACTTTGAGAAtcgaaagaaggaagaagaggagctCATCTCACTGAAGGATAGGATTGTAAGTAGAAAATCTCAGGGAAGCCCTCCTGCAGTGCTGGACTTGGGGGCTGGAGGCTTGTTCCTCTGGGTAATATGTTCAAGGCTGGGGTGCTTCTGAGTCTTGTCCCATCTAACAGCCTCCAATCCAGTATTAGGAATGACAGGTGATATCTGCAAAGCTCTTGtcagtttacaaaacactttccctaGAGCAGCCCTGTGAAGCAGGAGGTCTAAGTATGGTTACTGTCATTGAATGGTTGAAGAAGCTGACTCAGAGAGATTAGGGGATTTGTGTAGTGTTCACAACTAATAATGAgagataacatttatacagtgcctctAGCATTTGCCAAGCAccatatatatggaatatataatATAGACACAGATATAATGTATTAGgttctttgatcctcataacaatcctgtgaggtaggtgctgttatcatgcCATtgtacatatggggaaactgaggtggataAAGGTTTAAAtgttattatgatctccattttacagatgagaaaatataagTGACCTACCAACAGAAAAAGcacaagtgacttacctagagacAGACAGCTGATAAGCATCTGAGAGGAGATTTGAGCccaagttttcctggctccaagcctaccactctatccactatgccacccagtTACTAACTAGTGATGGGGACCAGGATATGAATGACCATCTTTCTAAGTCTGGTGTACTTTGTACTAAGATCCAAAGACATGCTACATGTCAAaccaagcactttgcaaaccttgaagtccTAGTTCCTTATTGGCTATGGTTATTACTCTTCCCTGCTTCTTAAACATCCTACCCTTATTGCCCCTGCAACCACTTTACCCATCTCAATCCTCTTCTCCCAATGAATCAATTCTAGAGCCTCCAGGACACCTTCCCAGACTGAGAGAAAGAGCAGCCATAACCTAGTCATGACATATAAAGgatgatttctttgtttttgtttttatatggctgtgatttcactgatgctgggaactcctggtgaggaaattccctttacccgTATAGATCACCAACTGCTCTGTACCTCTTACTCTTAGAGAGGTGTGATTGGAACCCATGTCTTCTAGGTCCAAATCCAATGTGCTTTTAACTTGAATATGAGATAGTAGGTTGTCTAGGTTGGGTGGAGTGGAGTATATGTGGAGAAGAGTACTATGAGTAAAACTGGAAAATTGGCACCAGATGTGGAGGGACTTGAATTCTAGGCTAAGGATTTTATAGGCATGAGTGAACGTTAAAGgtttttgagtagaggagtgatacAGTAAGATCATAAAGAAGATTAATTATCAGACAAATCAAGGATTGATTTTAAAGGTGAAAGTGAAAGTGAGATCAAACAGAAACtctgtgtttttttggtttttttcttacgTTTTCCCGATGCTTACTTTCTGCCTGATGAGCCCTTGAGGAAAGgaacttctcattctctttctctcccctttcagaCTGCTCATAATTCTCTTCCTTGCAGGAGAATCGGAGGGCTGAGCGAGCAGAACAACAACGCATCCGTAATGAACGTGAGAAAGAGCGTCAGAACCGGCTGGCGGTGAGTGTCCAATAGTCCCCTCATCCATGGTGTTCCTACCACCCATCGCCACCACCACCCCATTCTATTGTTGCCTGACCCACAGCAACCACAGGAGGCATACCCCTAATAATACATTGTTTCTTACTAGGCTGCACTCACCAATACACAAACCCTAATGTCCAAGCTCCCTCCAGATTCTAGATAGAAGGAAAATTGGTTGCTCCTGGTTCATTAAGCTTTAGGGAAAGGAATGAAGCCTGATAATTCATAGCGCTGAAAAAGTGCCTTAGTAATCAcgactcactcaaggtcacacagttgctTAGTAGCAGAGTTgaaattagaatccaggtctcctcaCTCTACATGAAGCAATATTTCTACTATACCCCACTAAGATATAGCTgccaatcagtatttattaaatatttattatgtgccaaacacggtggtagggatacaaaaaaggcaaaaaatagctGCTGTCCTTGcaaaactcacattctaatgaggtaCTAATTAGATACATGcaatgcatacatgtatatatatatatatatatatatatctgtaaatatgcacacatatcagGATGTTTGGGTAAAATGATTTATTTGGAGATTATGTGTCATGGATAAGGGGTGAACACACTAGGGCAACATAGCCCTTTCTGCTGCGCTATGTTGGAAAGGTTGCTgggattggagtcagaagaaagagtcattatgacattgggcaagtggTTTAACTAAAATGAATGTGAGTGTTTGCATTGATATGCAAAAAGAAGTGTTCAGGAACTCCCCCAGACCAGTCATGGTCTTCCGTACACCAGGTACCTCCCATCCCAAGACAAACGTTTTCCCCAAGGACAATAGCTGGTTTCTTTCCCCTGGATTCTCTATTAACTCCTtatatcctattccattctctTTCATCCTACAACAACATAGGAAGAAAGAGCCAGacgagaggaggaagagaacaggaGGAAGGCTGAAGATGAGGCTCGGAAAAAGAAAGCTCTCTCCAATATGATGCACTTTGGTGGCTACATTCAGAAGGTAGGAAGAGCATGTCCTGGAGAGAGGGGCCCAGTCCCTGAGGAGGACATTAGTAATAAGTGAAGATACAGCACCATTCATGAGGAAAGAAGTTGCTGTTAGACTGAACGGGTTTTAGTTTGAATCCTCAGAAAG
The DNA window shown above is from Notamacropus eugenii isolate mMacEug1 chromosome 2, mMacEug1.pri_v2, whole genome shotgun sequence and carries:
- the TNNT2 gene encoding troponin T, cardiac muscle translates to MPNLIPPKIPDGERVDFDDIHRKRMEKDLNELQTLIEAHFENRKKEEEELISLKDRIENRRAERAEQQRIRNEREKERQNRLAEERARREEEENRRKAEDEARKKKALSNMMHFGGYIQKTERKTGKRQTEREKKKKILAERRKVLAIDHLNEDQLREKAKDLWQTIYNLEAEKFDLQERFKQQKYEINVLRNRINDNQKVSKTRGKAKVTGRWK